A single genomic interval of Gossypium raimondii isolate GPD5lz chromosome 11, ASM2569854v1, whole genome shotgun sequence harbors:
- the LOC105802571 gene encoding cyclin-U2-1, translating into MAASSLVISPRKLRSDLYCYSYQRDANTPLVISVLASLIERTMARNERIAKNCKWALTRKDFRSRVFDCHETPDMTIQSYLERIFRYTKAGPSVYVVAYVYIDRFCQANPGFRINARNVHRLLITTIMVASKYVEDMNYRNSYFARVGGLTTNELNNLELEFLFLMGFKLHVNVSVFESYCSHLEREVSIGGGYHIEKTLRCAEEIKSRQIEERRYNQIARIML; encoded by the exons ATGGCTGCATCTTCCCTTGTAATCTCCCCAAGAAAGCTTCGATCCGATCTCTACTGTTATTCCTATCAACGTGATGCAAACACCCCACTGGTTATATCAGTTCTTGCTTCTCTTATCGAGAGAACAATGGCAAGGAATGAAAGGATTGCCAAGAACTGTAAATGGGCATTGACGAGAAAAGATTTCAGGAGCAGGGTTTTCGATTGCCACGAGACACCCGACATGACGATTCAATCTTACCTAGAGAGAATTTTCCGATACACCAAAGCCGGTCCCTCGGTTTATGTGGTTGCTTATGTGTATATCGATCGGTTTTGCCAGGCAAATCCTGGGTTTCGGATCAATGCAAGAAACGTACACAGGCTTCTCATCACAACGATCATGGTGGCTTCCAAATATGTTGAAGACAT GAATTACAGAAACTCTTACTTTGCACGAGTTGGGGGATTGACTACAAACGAATTGAATAATTTGGAGCTTGAATTTTTGTTCTTGATGGGTTTCAAGTTGCATGTAAATGTGAGTGTGTTCGAGAGCTATTGCAGTCACTTAGAGAGGGAAGTGAGCATTGGAGGAGGATACCACATCGAGAAGACTCTAAGATGCGCTGAAGAAATCAAATCAAGACAAATTGAAGAACGAAGATACAATCAGATTGCTCGCattatgttgtaa